A region from the Citrobacter telavivensis genome encodes:
- a CDS encoding stress-induced protein: MANHRGGSGNFAEDRERASEAGRKGGQHSGGNFKNDPQRASEAGKKGGKSSHGNRNS, from the coding sequence ATGGCAAACCATCGCGGCGGCTCCGGCAATTTTGCCGAAGACCGTGAAAGAGCATCAGAAGCAGGTCGTAAAGGTGGTCAGCACAGTGGGGGGAATTTCAAGAATGACCCGCAGCGTGCATCAGAAGCCGGTAAGAAAGGGGGCAAAAGTAGCCACGGCAACCGTAATTCGTAA
- the wrbA gene encoding NAD(P)H:quinone oxidoreductase, producing MAKVLVLYYSMYGHIETMAHAVAEGASKVNGAEVTIKRVPETMQAEIFAKAGGKTQNAPVATPQELADYDAIIFGTPTRFGNMSGQMRTFLDQTGGLWASGALYGKLASVFSSTGTGGGQEQTITSTWTTLAHHGMVIVPIGYAAQELFDVSQVRGGTPYGATTIAGGDGSRQPSQEELSIARYQGEYVAGLAVKLNG from the coding sequence ATGGCAAAAGTTCTGGTGCTTTATTATTCCATGTACGGACACATCGAAACGATGGCACATGCGGTGGCAGAAGGAGCAAGCAAAGTCAATGGCGCGGAGGTCACCATCAAACGCGTACCAGAAACGATGCAGGCGGAAATCTTCGCTAAAGCAGGCGGTAAAACACAAAATGCCCCCGTCGCAACCCCGCAGGAACTGGCTGATTATGACGCCATTATTTTTGGTACGCCGACGCGCTTTGGCAATATGTCAGGTCAGATGCGTACCTTCCTGGATCAGACGGGAGGACTGTGGGCGTCCGGCGCGCTGTATGGCAAACTCGCCAGCGTTTTCAGTTCTACCGGGACAGGCGGCGGCCAGGAACAAACTATTACGTCCACATGGACTACACTTGCCCATCATGGGATGGTGATTGTCCCTATCGGCTACGCCGCACAAGAACTGTTTGATGTTTCGCAGGTTCGCGGTGGTACGCCTTATGGCGCAACGACCATTGCCGGTGGTGACGGTTCACGCCAGCCAAGTCAGGAAGAACTCTCTATTGCGCGTTATCAGGGCGAATACGTTGCCGGTCTGGCAGTGAAGCTCAACGGCTAA
- a CDS encoding bifunctional glucose-1-phosphatase/inositol phosphatase gives MNKSLIAAAVAGVVMLSSAAQAQAAPEGYQLQQVLMMSRHNLRAPLANNGSVLEQSTPNKWPEWDVPGGQLTTKGGVLEVYMGHYMREWLAEQGMVKSGECPAPETVYTYANSLQRTVATAQFFITGAFPGCDVPVHHQEKMGTMDPTFNPVITDDSVAFREKAVQAMEKERSQMQLDDSYKLLEQMINYKDSPSCKEKQQCSLTEAKDTFSANDEQEPGVSGPLKVGNSLVDAFTLQYYEGFPMDQVAWGEIKSDQQWKVLSKLKNGYQDSLFTSAEVARNVAKPLVKYIDKTLVTEQAKAPKITVLVGHDSNIASLLSALEFKPYQLHDQNERTPIGGKIVFQRWHDTKANRDLMKIEYVYQSSDQLRNADVLTLKAPAQRVALELKGCPIDANGFCPIDKFDALLNEAAK, from the coding sequence ATGAACAAATCGTTAATTGCCGCCGCTGTGGCAGGGGTTGTGATGTTGTCTTCTGCAGCACAGGCGCAAGCCGCGCCGGAAGGCTATCAGCTACAGCAAGTATTGATGATGAGTCGACACAACTTACGCGCACCGCTGGCGAATAATGGCAGCGTGCTGGAGCAGTCCACACCGAATAAGTGGCCTGAATGGGATGTGCCGGGCGGACAGCTCACCACCAAAGGTGGCGTGTTGGAAGTGTATATGGGTCATTACATGCGTGAATGGCTGGCAGAGCAGGGGATGGTGAAATCCGGCGAGTGCCCGGCACCGGAGACGGTCTATACCTATGCTAACAGTCTGCAACGTACGGTTGCGACCGCCCAGTTCTTTATCACCGGCGCGTTCCCCGGTTGTGATGTTCCGGTACATCACCAGGAAAAAATGGGCACCATGGACCCAACCTTCAACCCGGTGATCACCGATGACTCGGTGGCTTTCCGTGAGAAAGCCGTGCAGGCGATGGAAAAAGAACGTAGCCAGATGCAACTTGATGACAGCTACAAGTTGCTGGAGCAGATGATCAACTACAAAGATTCACCGTCGTGCAAGGAGAAACAGCAGTGTTCTCTGACTGAGGCCAAAGACACCTTCAGCGCGAACGATGAGCAGGAACCGGGGGTCTCCGGACCGCTGAAAGTGGGGAATTCGCTGGTGGACGCCTTCACGCTGCAATACTACGAAGGATTCCCGATGGATCAGGTGGCCTGGGGTGAAATTAAATCCGATCAGCAATGGAAGGTGTTGTCGAAACTGAAAAACGGCTACCAGGACAGCCTGTTTACCTCTGCGGAAGTCGCGCGCAATGTCGCGAAACCGCTGGTGAAATACATCGACAAAACGCTGGTAACCGAACAGGCGAAAGCGCCGAAAATCACCGTGCTGGTGGGGCATGATTCAAACATCGCCTCGCTGCTCTCCGCACTGGAGTTCAAACCCTATCAGCTACACGATCAGAACGAACGTACGCCGATCGGTGGCAAGATTGTGTTCCAGCGCTGGCATGACACGAAAGCCAACCGCGATCTGATGAAAATCGAGTATGTGTATCAGAGTTCAGATCAGTTGCGTAATGCGGATGTGCTGACGCTGAAAGCACCGGCGCAACGCGTCGCGCTGGAGCTGAAAGGATGCCCGATTGATGCGAATGGTTTCTGTCCGATTGACAAGTTTGACGCGCTGCTGAATGAGGCCGCGAAGTAA